A window of Synergistaceae bacterium genomic DNA:
GCTTCCGACACACGTCCTCTTTGTAGGAGAGGTTATTTCCTGCAAGTTTCTAAAAGAGGCGACGCCTTTGACTTATGCTGATTATCATCTCATAAAGAAAGGCAAGTCACCCAAAACAGCCCCGACCTTTGGGTTTAATACGCTGAAGTAATTTATCGTGGGAGTACTGTCGGACAGGTCGGCTCTTATAGAAAGCCGCAGTGTATTTGAAAAGATTTATGAAGATTATAACAAGCGGATCTATGTCTCACCGGATCCGCTGCAGTTTTTATATAGTTATGAGAATCCTGCTGACAGGGAGATCGTCGCGCTTATAGCGTCTTCTCTCGCCTATGGCAGGGTAGCACAGATACTTAAGAATGTGCGGAAGGTACTCGATGTGCTTGGTCCGGAGCCATCTAAGTATCTGGTCGACGCGGACCGCGGAGATATAGAGTGCGGGCTTGGCTGTTTTGTCCACAGGTTCACGGGTGCCGCCGATATGGCTGGCTTTCTGTGCTGCATAAAAAGAGCTCTATATGAATACGGATCGCTTGAAGAACTTTTTCTCTCATATTACAAGGGAAATACATGGGATGCAGTTGAGGGCTTTGCTTCGAAGCTGACTGAGTGCGGTGGTTATACGGACAGTATATTTCTTCTGCCCCGGCCCTCAAACGGCAGTGCGTGTAAAAGGCTTGCGCTCTTCCTGCGCTGGATGGTGC
This region includes:
- a CDS encoding TIGR02757 family protein, which encodes MGVLSDRSALIESRSVFEKIYEDYNKRIYVSPDPLQFLYSYENPADREIVALIASSLAYGRVAQILKNVRKVLDVLGPEPSKYLVDADRGDIECGLGCFVHRFTGAADMAGFLCCIKRALYEYGSLEELFLSYYKGNTWDAVEGFASKLTECGGYTDSIFLLPRPSNGSACKRLALFLRWMVRCDEVDPGGWRNITPDALFIPLDTHMFNICSTLGLCSRKSANGRAAAEITDAFRVICPEDPVRYDFALTRFGIRSDMTVKDLFANWQKQPY